Genomic DNA from Sphingomonas hankookensis:
TTTCTGATAATCGATACATGCCAATGTACTAAAAAATTGTACTATTTTACTGTACTATAACAGCATAGCGCCAGCAAATTTGCCGCTTCTTACGGCAACATGCACAAAAAATGGGCGCCCCGTTGCCGGAGCGCCCATCAGTTTCACCAAGGTCGGTGGATTTAGAAGTCGACCCGTGCACCGACGCGGATGAAGCGGCCGAGGATGTTCGCGCCGGACCAGGCCGGGTTGAACTGGCCCTGGCTGTAGGCGGCGCTGGGGTCGAACGGGGCCTTCAGGTCAAGGACGTTCAACACGTTGGTGTAGATCGAGAAGCGGTCGCTGACCTTGTAGGTCGCCGACGGACTCCAAGGAAAGGAAGTCCGAGGTCAAACTACTGCGCGACCAGTGCAGGGAGCAGGCTCTCCACGAGACTTCAGCATCCGCCAAACCTCACCCACCCAAACAAAAAGGGGCAGCTCCTTGCGGAGCCGCCCCTCTTCTGGCGTCGATGGAACGGTTCTTACAGACCGACCTTCACACCCGCGCGGAAGTACCGGCCGAGGATGCCGAGGCCGCCCTGCACCGGGTTGTAGAGGTGCGCGCCATAGGTGACGTTGTCGAGCGGCGGCAGCCGGTCGAACAGGTTGATGGCGTTCACGTAGAAGGTGAAGCGATCGTTGACCTTGAACGAGGTGTTCAGATCGACGGTGATGTAATCGCTGACCTTGCAGGGGATGGTGCCGTCCGAAAGGCCGCAGTCACCCGCGGTGCCCGGACCGGTCTGGTCCTCCGCCGACAGGTCATACCCGTCGAAATAGTTGACCGTCGCGCTGACCAGCACGTCACGGAACTCGACCGTGTTCAGCCACGTACCACGCCACTGCGGCGTGCCCGAGCCTGCCGTCAGGTTGTAGTTGCCCAGCGTCCCTTCGTAGCGTTCCTTCGAACCGTCGGGGAAGGTCGTGCTCAGTTCGAGTATGTAGCTCGCCTCGAGGTTGCTCGACACGCGCAGGTCGTCGTTGAAGCGATAGTTGGCGTTGATCCCGAAATCGATGCCTTCTGACTTGATCGTGTTGGCATTGATGAAGGGCGACTGCACGAACGCGATGCGCGGACGCGCGGTCGGGTTGTTAATGTCGACCGCGTCCGGGATGACCGTGTAGCCGGCCGGGATCGCCTGACCCGCATAATAGGCGGCAATCGCCGGAGCGTTGTTCGCGGTCGTGATCGCGTCGGTCTTCTTGATGTTATAATAGTCTACCGTGAACGACACGTTGCGGATCGGTTCGAACAGGATGCCGGCAGTGTAGCTGCGCGACTTTTCCGCCTTCAGGTCCGGGTTCGAAATGCTCGTCTGACCGTAGGTCGCTGCCGAGATGTAGGACGGGCAGCGGGTATAGGTCGCCAGCGAGCAGCCATATTGCGACAGGAAGGCGTCGTTGTAGATGCCCTGCGTCGCGCTGACGTAACCGGTGGTCGGGAAGGTCGCATTGGCTTCGCCGAACGACGGGATACGGAAGCCCTTCGACCAGGTACCGCGCACCACCAACTGGCGGATCGGGGTGAACTTCGCACCGATCTTCGGCGAGAAATTGTCCTGGCCGCTCGAGTACTTGTCGTACCGGCCCGAGGCGTTGATCAGGAACTGATCGACGATCGGCGCTTCGAGTTCGGCATAGGCCGAATAAACGGTGCGGTTACCCTTGGCTGCGAAGCCGTTCAGGCGGAAATAGCGCTGCGTCGGGCCGTTGATGTCGCTATTGGCGCTGGGCGCATCGACCGCTTCGTAGCGGATCGCGGTGCCGACACCGATGGCGAGCGGACCGCCGGGCAGTTCGAACAGCGACGTCTGGACGCTGGCCTGTGCCTGGTACAGGTCGGACGTGGCGTTGTTGATGTTTTCCGGCGCGATCTGGTCCAGCACCGCCTGGCTGTTGGCCTGCGGATTGATGAAGTTGTAGCTGCCGGTGTTGACCGCGTTCAGCAGGTTCTGAATGCGGACATAGCCGTTCGCGCGGGTCTGCAGGTCGATGTGCATCGCCGTCGCGCCGACATTGTAGCTGACATTGTCGGTGATGTCGCCGGTAACGCCGAGTGCCGCACGATAGGCGCGGGTGCGCGTCTCGTTTTGTTCCCGCAGGTTCGGGATGCGCCCGATGATCGCCGCCGTCTGGTTCTGCGCCGCGAACGGGTTGTTCGGGTTCAACACCCGGTCGGCCGC
This window encodes:
- a CDS encoding TonB-dependent receptor plug domain-containing protein; translated protein: MRTSLRHGAALSALIVSTIAGPAFAQSTVTADEPAAQPATVPTTTAAQTDDETIVVTGSLLRRADAETPSPVTVVTTESLDRRGLATIQDGLQTLSSNNGPALTNSFTANGAFAGGASAVSLRGLSSNSTLVLFDGLRGAYYPLADDGTRNFVDLNTIPDDIVQEVQVLRDGASSLYGADAVAGVVNIITKKQFKGVGGRAEAGISERGDASQYRMSLTAGIGDLSDDGFNIYGSGFYYRSEALRAANRRYPYNTDDLRQVCYEGNCGANGVLNGTEADGNTGGFEITTPFAVRPRDPITGAAIPGVSSRYQYLNGCQGLPTAQLSTAELALAQNAAAPANGVVCQEDLTLLYGNIAPRIERFGGSARATAKFGDNGEAYGEFNFLQTNTFYEGLPATIRGNAPAGFYFPRYSTSANIAAYGNNTILQLPVYICQSGVNCSTAADRVLNPNNPFAAQNQTAAIIGRIPNLREQNETRTRAYRAALGVTGDITDNVSYNVGATAMHIDLQTRANGYVRIQNLLNAVNTGSYNFINPQANSQAVLDQIAPENINNATSDLYQAQASVQTSLFELPGGPLAIGVGTAIRYEAVDAPSANSDINGPTQRYFRLNGFAAKGNRTVYSAYAELEAPIVDQFLINASGRYDKYSSGQDNFSPKIGAKFTPIRQLVVRGTWSKGFRIPSFGEANATFPTTGYVSATQGIYNDAFLSQYGCSLATYTRCPSYISAATYGQTSISNPDLKAEKSRSYTAGILFEPIRNVSFTVDYYNIKKTDAITTANNAPAIAAYYAGQAIPAGYTVIPDAVDINNPTARPRIAFVQSPFINANTIKSEGIDFGINANYRFNDDLRVSSNLEASYILELSTTFPDGSKERYEGTLGNYNLTAGSGTPQWRGTWLNTVEFRDVLVSATVNYFDGYDLSAEDQTGPGTAGDCGLSDGTIPCKVSDYITVDLNTSFKVNDRFTFYVNAINLFDRLPPLDNVTYGAHLYNPVQGGLGILGRYFRAGVKVGL